In Ctenopharyngodon idella isolate HZGC_01 chromosome 20, HZGC01, whole genome shotgun sequence, the following proteins share a genomic window:
- the LOC127502657 gene encoding cytochrome P450 2J2-like isoform X4, whose product MDLIPGPHKDLFSCFHQVCAFIREEVDKHYADWDPSSPRDFIDCYLTEIQKRKDDLEAGFHEEGLQYAVLDLFVAGTETTSTTLLWAFVYMMKYPEIQEKVQAEIDKVVGQSRRPNIDDRPNMPYTDAVIHEVQRMSNVVPLSVPRMTNEDTILGGYLIPKGTQIIPNLTSVLFEQTKWKTPHSFDPQNFLNTKGEFEKPEAFIPFSVGKRSCPGESLARMELFLFFTSFLQSFTLSPPEGTQTSLDFKFGMTLSPKPFRMSFTPR is encoded by the exons ATGGACCTCATCCCAGGACCTCATAAAGACCTGTTTTCCTGCTTCCATCAAGTTTGTGCTTTTATTAGGGAAGAGGTGGACAAGCATTATGCAGACTGGGACCCCTCTTCACCCAGAGATTTTATAGACTGCTATCTTACTGAGATCCAGAAG AGGAAAGATGATCTGGAAGCAGGATTTCATGAAGAGGGTCTGCAATATGCTGTACTTGATTTATTTGTGGCTGGAACTGAGACCACATCTACCACTTTACTGTGGGCCTTTGTATACATGATGAAATACCCAGAAATCCAag AAAAGGTCCAAGCAGAAATAGATAAAGTTGTTGGACAGTCGCGTCGACCCAACATAGATGACCGACCCAACATGCCATACACTGATGCCGTTATCCACGAAGTCCAGAGAATGAGCAATGTTGTGCCCCTTAGTGTGCCAAGAATGACTAATGAAGACACAATATTGGGAGGATATTTAATTCCAAAG GGTACACAGATCATTCCTAACCTGACCTCAGTACTGTTTGAGCAGACCAAGTGGAAGACTCCACATTCATTTGACCCACAGAATTTTCTGAACACTAAAGGCGAGTTTGAAAAACCCGAAGCCTTTATTCCTTTTTCAGTAG GAAAACGATCTTGTCCAGGAGAATCGCTTGCCCGTATGGAGCTCTTTCTCTTCTTCACATCCTTTCTACAGTCCTTCACTCTGTCTCCTCCAGAGGGAACTCAAACAAGCTTGGACTTTAAATTTGGAATGACACTTTCCCCAAAGCCATTTAGAATGAGTTTCACTCCTCGTTGA
- the LOC127502657 gene encoding cytochrome P450 2J2-like isoform X2 has protein sequence MDVTQPHIYLTKLSDHYGNIFSLRLGSLNTVVVNSYNMVKKALVDQADIFTGRPTNDVLKKIIKCQGVTFNNGYSWKQQRRFTLSTLKYFGVGKRSLEFIIMEEYQFLHKTIMDTNGLPFDPHYFINNAVSNIICSMVFGRRFEYTDQRFLNMLSLMSKALKLQTSLWIQLYSVFPCVMDLIPGPHKDLFSCFHQVCAFIREEVDKHYADWDPSSPRDFIDCYLTEIQKRKDDLEAGFHEEGLQYAVLDLFVAGTETTSTTLLWAFVYMMKYPEIQEKVQAEIDKVVGQSRRPNIDDRPNMPYTDAVIHEVQRMSNVVPLSVPRMTNEDTILGGYLIPKGTQIIPNLTSVLFEQTKWKTPHSFDPQNFLNTKGEFEKPEAFIPFSVGKRSCPGESLARMELFLFFTSFLQSFTLSPPEGTQTSLDFKFGMTLSPKPFRMSFTPR, from the exons ATGGATGTTACACAACCtcatatttatttaactaaG TTGTCAGACCACTATGGCAACATTTTCAGCTTGCGTCTGGGAAGCTTAAACACTGTTGTTGTGAATAGCTACAACATGGTCAAGAAAGCTCTTGTTGATCAAGCAGACATTTTCACAGGCCGCCCAACCAATGATGTGCTCAAAAAAATAATCAAGTGCCAAG GTGTAACCTTCAATAATGGCTACAGCTGGAAGCAACAGAGGCGCTTCACTCTTAGTACTCTTAAATACTTTGGTGTGGGAAAGAGAAGCCTGGAGTTCATCATCATGGAAGAGTACCAATTTCTGCACAAGACCATCATGGATACCAATG GCCTGCCATTCGATCCTCATTACTTTATTAACAATGCTGTCTCCAACATCATCTGCTCCATGGTGTTTGGCAGGAGGTTTGAGTACACTGACCAGAGGTTTCTGAACATGCTCAGTCTGATGTCTAAAGCCCTTAAGCTACAAACTTCCCTGTGGATACAG CTTTACAGTGTTTTCCCTTGTGTAATGGACCTCATCCCAGGACCTCATAAAGACCTGTTTTCCTGCTTCCATCAAGTTTGTGCTTTTATTAGGGAAGAGGTGGACAAGCATTATGCAGACTGGGACCCCTCTTCACCCAGAGATTTTATAGACTGCTATCTTACTGAGATCCAGAAG AGGAAAGATGATCTGGAAGCAGGATTTCATGAAGAGGGTCTGCAATATGCTGTACTTGATTTATTTGTGGCTGGAACTGAGACCACATCTACCACTTTACTGTGGGCCTTTGTATACATGATGAAATACCCAGAAATCCAag AAAAGGTCCAAGCAGAAATAGATAAAGTTGTTGGACAGTCGCGTCGACCCAACATAGATGACCGACCCAACATGCCATACACTGATGCCGTTATCCACGAAGTCCAGAGAATGAGCAATGTTGTGCCCCTTAGTGTGCCAAGAATGACTAATGAAGACACAATATTGGGAGGATATTTAATTCCAAAG GGTACACAGATCATTCCTAACCTGACCTCAGTACTGTTTGAGCAGACCAAGTGGAAGACTCCACATTCATTTGACCCACAGAATTTTCTGAACACTAAAGGCGAGTTTGAAAAACCCGAAGCCTTTATTCCTTTTTCAGTAG GAAAACGATCTTGTCCAGGAGAATCGCTTGCCCGTATGGAGCTCTTTCTCTTCTTCACATCCTTTCTACAGTCCTTCACTCTGTCTCCTCCAGAGGGAACTCAAACAAGCTTGGACTTTAAATTTGGAATGACACTTTCCCCAAAGCCATTTAGAATGAGTTTCACTCCTCGTTGA
- the LOC127502657 gene encoding cytochrome P450 2J2-like isoform X3: MEEYQFLHKTIMDTNGLPFDPHYFINNAVSNIICSMVFGRRFEYTDQRFLNMLSLMSKALKLQTSLWIQLYSVFPCVMDLIPGPHKDLFSCFHQVCAFIREEVDKHYADWDPSSPRDFIDCYLTEIQKRKDDLEAGFHEEGLQYAVLDLFVAGTETTSTTLLWAFVYMMKYPEIQEKVQAEIDKVVGQSRRPNIDDRPNMPYTDAVIHEVQRMSNVVPLSVPRMTNEDTILGGYLIPKGTQIIPNLTSVLFEQTKWKTPHSFDPQNFLNTKGEFEKPEAFIPFSVGKRSCPGESLARMELFLFFTSFLQSFTLSPPEGTQTSLDFKFGMTLSPKPFRMSFTPR; this comes from the exons ATGGAAGAGTACCAATTTCTGCACAAGACCATCATGGATACCAATG GCCTGCCATTCGATCCTCATTACTTTATTAACAATGCTGTCTCCAACATCATCTGCTCCATGGTGTTTGGCAGGAGGTTTGAGTACACTGACCAGAGGTTTCTGAACATGCTCAGTCTGATGTCTAAAGCCCTTAAGCTACAAACTTCCCTGTGGATACAG CTTTACAGTGTTTTCCCTTGTGTAATGGACCTCATCCCAGGACCTCATAAAGACCTGTTTTCCTGCTTCCATCAAGTTTGTGCTTTTATTAGGGAAGAGGTGGACAAGCATTATGCAGACTGGGACCCCTCTTCACCCAGAGATTTTATAGACTGCTATCTTACTGAGATCCAGAAG AGGAAAGATGATCTGGAAGCAGGATTTCATGAAGAGGGTCTGCAATATGCTGTACTTGATTTATTTGTGGCTGGAACTGAGACCACATCTACCACTTTACTGTGGGCCTTTGTATACATGATGAAATACCCAGAAATCCAag AAAAGGTCCAAGCAGAAATAGATAAAGTTGTTGGACAGTCGCGTCGACCCAACATAGATGACCGACCCAACATGCCATACACTGATGCCGTTATCCACGAAGTCCAGAGAATGAGCAATGTTGTGCCCCTTAGTGTGCCAAGAATGACTAATGAAGACACAATATTGGGAGGATATTTAATTCCAAAG GGTACACAGATCATTCCTAACCTGACCTCAGTACTGTTTGAGCAGACCAAGTGGAAGACTCCACATTCATTTGACCCACAGAATTTTCTGAACACTAAAGGCGAGTTTGAAAAACCCGAAGCCTTTATTCCTTTTTCAGTAG GAAAACGATCTTGTCCAGGAGAATCGCTTGCCCGTATGGAGCTCTTTCTCTTCTTCACATCCTTTCTACAGTCCTTCACTCTGTCTCCTCCAGAGGGAACTCAAACAAGCTTGGACTTTAAATTTGGAATGACACTTTCCCCAAAGCCATTTAGAATGAGTTTCACTCCTCGTTGA
- the LOC127502657 gene encoding cytochrome P450 2J2-like isoform X1: protein MVLENILLSLTSVHWTDAGIVLLLFILFLLISDQLRNRKPRNYPPGPTPLPCVGNVFNMDVTQPHIYLTKLSDHYGNIFSLRLGSLNTVVVNSYNMVKKALVDQADIFTGRPTNDVLKKIIKCQGVTFNNGYSWKQQRRFTLSTLKYFGVGKRSLEFIIMEEYQFLHKTIMDTNGLPFDPHYFINNAVSNIICSMVFGRRFEYTDQRFLNMLSLMSKALKLQTSLWIQLYSVFPCVMDLIPGPHKDLFSCFHQVCAFIREEVDKHYADWDPSSPRDFIDCYLTEIQKRKDDLEAGFHEEGLQYAVLDLFVAGTETTSTTLLWAFVYMMKYPEIQEKVQAEIDKVVGQSRRPNIDDRPNMPYTDAVIHEVQRMSNVVPLSVPRMTNEDTILGGYLIPKGTQIIPNLTSVLFEQTKWKTPHSFDPQNFLNTKGEFEKPEAFIPFSVGKRSCPGESLARMELFLFFTSFLQSFTLSPPEGTQTSLDFKFGMTLSPKPFRMSFTPR, encoded by the exons ATGGTTTTGGAGAACATTTTGTTGTCTTTAACCTCAGTGCATTGGACAGATGCAGGGATTGTGCTACTGTTGTTCATCCTTTTTCTTCTGATCTCAGACCAGCTGAGAAACAGGAAGCCAAGAAACTATCCCCCCGGACCCACACCTCTCCCCTGTGTTGGGAATGTTTTTAACATGGATGTTACACAACCtcatatttatttaactaaG TTGTCAGACCACTATGGCAACATTTTCAGCTTGCGTCTGGGAAGCTTAAACACTGTTGTTGTGAATAGCTACAACATGGTCAAGAAAGCTCTTGTTGATCAAGCAGACATTTTCACAGGCCGCCCAACCAATGATGTGCTCAAAAAAATAATCAAGTGCCAAG GTGTAACCTTCAATAATGGCTACAGCTGGAAGCAACAGAGGCGCTTCACTCTTAGTACTCTTAAATACTTTGGTGTGGGAAAGAGAAGCCTGGAGTTCATCATCATGGAAGAGTACCAATTTCTGCACAAGACCATCATGGATACCAATG GCCTGCCATTCGATCCTCATTACTTTATTAACAATGCTGTCTCCAACATCATCTGCTCCATGGTGTTTGGCAGGAGGTTTGAGTACACTGACCAGAGGTTTCTGAACATGCTCAGTCTGATGTCTAAAGCCCTTAAGCTACAAACTTCCCTGTGGATACAG CTTTACAGTGTTTTCCCTTGTGTAATGGACCTCATCCCAGGACCTCATAAAGACCTGTTTTCCTGCTTCCATCAAGTTTGTGCTTTTATTAGGGAAGAGGTGGACAAGCATTATGCAGACTGGGACCCCTCTTCACCCAGAGATTTTATAGACTGCTATCTTACTGAGATCCAGAAG AGGAAAGATGATCTGGAAGCAGGATTTCATGAAGAGGGTCTGCAATATGCTGTACTTGATTTATTTGTGGCTGGAACTGAGACCACATCTACCACTTTACTGTGGGCCTTTGTATACATGATGAAATACCCAGAAATCCAag AAAAGGTCCAAGCAGAAATAGATAAAGTTGTTGGACAGTCGCGTCGACCCAACATAGATGACCGACCCAACATGCCATACACTGATGCCGTTATCCACGAAGTCCAGAGAATGAGCAATGTTGTGCCCCTTAGTGTGCCAAGAATGACTAATGAAGACACAATATTGGGAGGATATTTAATTCCAAAG GGTACACAGATCATTCCTAACCTGACCTCAGTACTGTTTGAGCAGACCAAGTGGAAGACTCCACATTCATTTGACCCACAGAATTTTCTGAACACTAAAGGCGAGTTTGAAAAACCCGAAGCCTTTATTCCTTTTTCAGTAG GAAAACGATCTTGTCCAGGAGAATCGCTTGCCCGTATGGAGCTCTTTCTCTTCTTCACATCCTTTCTACAGTCCTTCACTCTGTCTCCTCCAGAGGGAACTCAAACAAGCTTGGACTTTAAATTTGGAATGACACTTTCCCCAAAGCCATTTAGAATGAGTTTCACTCCTCGTTGA
- the LOC127502661 gene encoding cytochrome P450 2J3-like, which yields MEKLKDDTDTVFNVENLCFCTLDLFVEGTDTAATTLYWGLLYMMKYPETQARVQEEIDRVVGGSRQPSLSDKDNMPFTNAVIHEIQRIGNIVPLNLVRATVKDTQIGKYFIPKDTVVIGSLTSVLFDESEWETPHSFNPGHFLDAEGNFRKRDAFFPFSIGKRVCLGEQLARMELFLFFSSLLQRFTFSLTVGVEPNLDYLMGTTRCPKPYKLCAMPR from the exons ATGGAAAAA CTTAAAGATGACACAGACACTGTGTTTAATGTGGAGAACTTGTGCTTCTGTACGCTGGATCTGTTTGTGGAGGGAACTGATACTGCCGCTACCACTCTGTACTGGGGTCTTCTCTACATGATGAAATATCCTGAGACACAAG CCAGAGTTCAGGAGGAGATTGATCGTGTTGTGGGAGGGTCACGGCAGCCATCTTTATCAGACAAGGACAACATGCCCTTCACCAATGCTGTCATTCATGAGATACAGAGGATTGGAAATATAGTCCCATTAAATTTGGTCAGGGCTACTGTGAAAGATACCCAGATAGGGAAATACTTTATCCCAAAG GACACAGTTGTCATTGGCAGTTTGACATCAGTGCTGTTTGATGAGTCCGAGTGGGAGACGCCTCACTCTTTTAACCCGGGTCACTTCCTGGATGCAGAGGGCAATTTCAGGAAAAGAGATGCCTTTTTCCCTTTTTCTATAg GAAAGAGAGTGTGTCTTGGGGAGCAGCTGGCACGGATGGAGCTGTTCCTGTTTTTCTCCTCTCTGCTGCAGCGCTTCACTTTCTCTTTAACAGTAGGTGTGGAGCCCAACTTGGATTATTTAATGGGAACCACTCGATGTCCCAAACCATACAAATTATGTGCAATGCCACGCTAA